CATCGAACCTTGGATTACGGACAGTATCCCGATGTGCTGGAGAGGTTGTCCGGTTCGCTGAATTCTCATAAAGGAGAATTTTTGGTCGTGACGGCTAAACCGGGATACGAATTGGCGGACCGGAGCTCTCCGACGCATGCGGGGGGCGGGGGCCACGGCTCGATTCGCCAAATGGAGTCGCTTGTGCCACTTATCATTGCGGGAACTAACGAAAAGCCTGCAAATCTACGAATGGTTGATCTAAAAGCCTATTTACTTGATCTGTTGACGAATCACGTTCAGAAGACAAAATAATTTGCAAAGGCGATTCAGTCATGTTCCATGACTATGCCATTGTTGTGAAATTTGCAAGATATTAGGCACTCTTTTTCGATTTTATGGAAAAGGGTGCCTTTTTCGTAGCGATTTATTTGAACTTTACCGTTATAATATGATGTAACTTCGGCTTCTCGATGGTGAAGTGTAGAAGATAAATACACATAAATACATGGCAACGGAGGGAGAACATATTGAATCAAGCAGGGGAAGATAAAGAGCTGCAAATAACACCGCGGCAGGCATTAGGACGGTTGAAGCCTTACACGGCAGGTAAGCCAATCTGGGAAGTGCAGCAGGAATACGGCTTGGATCGCGTCATCAAATTAGCTTCCAATGAAAATTCACTTGGTCCCTCGCCTAAAGCATTGCAAGCCATTCAGGAGCAGCTGCCTGATTTACACCGTTATCCCGACGAGCGTTCATCAGGTCTTACACAAGCGCTTGGCGAGCACTTGGGGTTGGCAGCGAATCAATTCATTGTGACAAACGGCGGCGATGAGCTGATCATGCTGATTTCTCGGGCGTACCTGGAGCCTGGTGACGAGATTATCGTTCCTGATCCGACATTCAGCGAATATGAGTTTGGTGCTTTTCTTATGTCTGGTACGGTCATTAGGGTACCGCTGCGTGAGCAATATGCCTTCTCTGCTGAGGATATATTGTCCGTGGTTACGGAACGAACCAAAATCGTGTACTTATGTACTCCCAATAATCCAACAGGCACCTACATTCCCGAACTTGAAATGAAAAATCTTCTGGACCGTCTTCCAACTCGCGTGCTGGTTGTAATCGATACAGCATATCGCCATTACGCGACAGCCCCTGATTACTCGGACGGGATAGATTTCATCAAGCTGGGATATCCGGTCATCACCCTGAACACCTTCTCCAAAATCTACGGTCTTGCGGGTATTCGCGTCGGCTATGGCGCTGCTTCGGAAAGCATCATCCGCACATTGCTTCAGGTTAAGGAGCCCTTTAATGTCAATGCGCTGGCACAAGCGGCGGCGTTGGCCGCACTTGGAGATGGGGAGCACGTCCAGGCATCATGCCGGATGAATGAACAAGGCAGACAGCAAATCTATGAGGGACTGAGTCGGTTAGCGATTCCTTACTACGAGAGCATGAGCAATTTCATTCTGGCGGAGCTTGGAGAACATGCAGACATTATATACCACAAGCTGCTGGAGCGGGGGATTATCGTCAGGTCCGCCAAAGGTTGGGGACTGCCTGGGCATATTCGGATTTCCGTAGGGACGGCGGAAGAAAATCAAGGATTCCTTGATGCTTTAGGCGAAATCTTAGTGCATACGATGTAACCTTATGGTAAGTATAAAGTGTTAAAAAGTGATGCTGATCCGGCAAAAGCACGCAGCAAGAGCAGGTATGCTAAAATACGATAAGGACCGCAGATGTGGTCCTTTTTTTGATGGATTTTAACTAACTATTAGATATTATTTCCATCGCGGCCTTCGATTTATGCATAAAATCATAAGTTGATGTCACAATTGGATCGCCTTGTTTGTCTACATTATGAAATAGATGAAAAAGGAGAGATATCAGATGGAGAACATGCTCATTATCAACGCACATCCGAAGGTGGAGTCAGCAACATCTGTCAGCTTGCGGGTGCTTCAGCATTTTTTGGAGGCGTACACGAAATGGAATCCAGCAGGAGCTATAGAACAAATTGATTTATACCGTGATTCTATACCTGCCATCGATCATATGGTTCTAGAGCTATGGAGCAAACAGGGAAGAGAGGAGCCGCTTAACGAAGAGGAGCAACAGATAACGGACCGCATGTCCGCCATCCTGCAGCAGTTTAAGGCAGCACGGAAGTATGTTATCGTCATGCCGATGCACAATTTCAACATTCCTTCCAAGCTTAAAGATTATATCGACAACATCCTGATTGCACGCGAGACATTTCAATATACGGAGAATGGATCGGAAGGTTTGCTAACCGATGGCCGCAGTTTGCTGGTCATTCAGGCCAGTGATGCCATTTACACGAATCATGACTGGTATGCCGAGGTTGAATACTCGCATAAATACCTTAAGTCTATGTTTAATTTTATGGGGATCATCGATTATCAGATCATCCGGGCACAGGGTAATGCGATCCTGGATCGAGATGATATCCTCGCACAGGCCTTTCAGGAAGCGGAAGAAGCTGCGAAACAGCTGGCAAGCACGAAGCCAACGATAAACATTAAATAGGAATGGATGCATGGAGAACAGAACAGTGACTTAAGCATTAAAAGGCTGCCTGATGGCAGCCTTCACTGTTTGGATGGAAGTTTGAAGGAGTCTTGAGGTTGTTATAGGTACCCTTGATTCTTCAAATAAGCCTGCAGCAGTGAGATTCCACTGCGGATTTCAGCAGGTTCCAGGTGACCGTAGCCAAACAATAACTTGTTTGCATGGGTTCTTTTTTGAATACAATGGTAGTCCAGCGGCGTGATGCGTATCCGGTCTTGCCGGGTTTTCTGCCTGAAAGCCTCGTCAAAGATCGCCCCGGGAAATTCAACAGTCAGATGCAGGCCGGCTGCATCTCCCCAGGAACGCCAAGTATCTCCGAAAAACTCATGCAGCGAAGATAACAGGACCTGTCTCCGTTCGCCGTAGATCTTGCGCATTTTCCCGATATGCCTGTCAAATTTCCGGGTGTGTAAAAACTCGGCTAAGGCAGCTTGCTCAAAAGGGGGATTCTGCACATCGGTATGGGTACGCAGATGCCCCCAGCGCTGTTGAAGCTTACGGGGTACAATCGCGTACCCGATCCGAAGGGCCGGGAACAGCACTTTGCTGAAGGTGCCAACATAAATGACCCTATCGGGATCCATGGCATATAAAGGTGCGATCGAATCCCCGCTGTATCGGTACTCGCTATCATAATCGTCCTCGATGATATAGCTGCCGTTTTTTCTGGCGTAGCGGATGAGCGCAGCACGACGATCCGCCGGCAGAATCCCTCCAAGCGGAAATTGGTGAGAGGGTGTCACGTACACAGGACATCCAGGCTTGTCGTTCAAGTGCTCGGTCTGAATCCCGTGCTCATCCACGGGGACATGATGAATTCGATACCCTTTGTTTATAAACGTCTGCAGCATCTCGATGTTGCAGGGATCTTCAAACCATATATCCTGATTTTCATGATAGAGTAAGTCCGCAAGGATATTCAGTGCATGTGTGGCACCTGCCGTTATGAATATATCTTGAGCATCAACCTTAAGGCCCTTGCTGCGATAAAGCCACAATGAAATTTCGTCACGAAGTGCGGGCAGGCCCTGAGGACCTGTATAACCTAGCAGAGTGGGGCTCATATCGCTGAGTGTTTTCATTGAAATTTGCTGCCATACGTACCGTGGGAATAGCCGGAGTTCAGGTTGTCCTGTCCGGAAATCCACTGCAAAATCAGGAGGGGCTTTTTTCCGCGGCGGCGGATCTACCTCAGCCAGGTTATCCAGTACAATGCCTTTCGCAACCCGTGTCGGAGCCCCTTGTCGGCTAACGACGTAGCCTTCGACGTTCAACATGTCAAACGCTTCATTGACCGTGTTACGAGATACCTTGAGTTCTATTGCTAATTGACGGGATGAGGGCATGGCTTCTCCTGGCTGCAAGATTCCTTGAACAATCCTTTCCCTTATAGCTAAATAAATTTGCCGTTTAAGCGATACTTCACTGCTTCGGTGCAGTGTGATTCCCCACATGAGGCTCGTCCTCCAACTGGTCTGCATAATTTCACGTTTAACTGGATCTGTAACCATACCAGTCTATCCCCTATGATTGTAGCATAGATTCAGTCGCTATCGATCTGTGATATCTGGAGGATGTGATCTTATTGGAACGATGGAAAGGGATGTTTTATTTATGCGGGGCGTTCACGCTTGCAGGGACTTCGGTCATCACGGCATGGTTTTTGAACGGGAAATTAGGGACGTTTACGATCACAGCGGCCAGCTTGTTATTGGCTTTGCTATGTATGCTTCCTCTATGTAGGAAGGAGCTGGTGAGGACGGTTCGACAATTAACATTTCGGGAGTGGAGGCTTCTGTTCTTTCAGGCGTTACTCGGGATGTTTCTGTTTCGGATGATGCTGCTGCAGGGCCTTCTTCATACCAGCACGGCAGAAGCGGGAATTCTAACAGGCGCAACACCCGCCTTTACTGTCATGCTGGCATTTGGGTTCCTGAAGGAATCGGTGAACGGCATGAAGCTGGCAGGCATTCTTAGCACGGTGGCGGGCATTATGATCATACAAGGAATACTCACGCCGGGCCATGCATTCGAGGTACAACATCTGTACGGTAACCTGCTTGTGCTCTGCGCGGCATGTAGTGAATCCGGCTTTAACCTGCTGTCCCGCATTGGTTCGATGCAGCGCACGGCTTCACAAAACAAAGCCATTCATCCTATGGTCCAGACGACGCTGGTCTCGGTGATCGCCTTGATGTTATGCCTGATACCCGCATGGTTCGAGAATTCGCTGGCTTCACTGGCAGCATTAGAGTTGCAGGAATGGCTTGCGCTTGTTTGGTACGGACCGATCGTAACGGCCTTGGCCTTCATGCTGTGGTATGCCGGTATCAAGCGCTGCCATGTATCCACAGCTGCCGCTTTTTCTGGTATGATGCCTTTTACGGCTTTGTTGTTATCGGTCCTCGTATTAAAAGAATCCGCAGGATGGGAGCAATGGTGCGGCGGCATCCTAGTTATTCTAGGCATGTTTCTCATCGGCTGGCATCAGGCAGTCATTAACCCGCTGCCACAACAGCACCCGCCGGAACATGGAATCATCGATAAGGTTAGGATTGAGTAAAAAACAAAAAGAGGCAAGCTGGCCTCTTTTGTTGTATAGAAAAAGGGTTAGCGTCTGAGCAGATTAAGATGCCAACTGTCTGAGCGGCTATACGATCGCTTGTTGCGGGCTGTATTCACGGCGCTAACGAGTAAGAATATCAAGACAGAAGAACTTACATTCTATTCTGGAGGGGATCGTATGGTAATAGACAGATCGAAAACGAAAATTTTGAAGCGATAGAATTTTAATATATAAAAGATACAAACGAGATGAATAGAACAGAACAGCAAAAACACCCTGAGCTTCATCAGATCAGAGTGTTTTTTTGCTGGATTATACTATTCTCCTTCAGGTCTCTTGATTTGAAGCGGCGGCGGAATGAGCCAGCCTTTTTCCTTATTCATCTGAAGGATCCGCAAACCTAGCGCCGTCTTGGTGATATGATATTTAGCAAATAACGCGCCAATATCCTCCCGGATGGATTGTCCCATAACTTGACTGCATGATACCAGTCCGAGTGATGTATCAGCAGCGATTTTGGCCGCAATTTCCGGATCCGTGAATCTTGCGCCCGCCGGAATATCCTCAAGTTTGACCGGGGGTCTTTCGGGAAGTACCGGTGCAGGGGCGATTCCGTTTTCGGTAAGCAATTCATCACATTCTTTAATCTCAAGTTTAGCTTGATCCAACAGATCATTGAGGATTTTTTTGAGGTCTTTATCGCCTGCATGGTTTAAATAAGCCTCGTAGCAGGACACCATGCCTTTTGCCAACGTGGATGCTGTCCATACGCTAAATATTTCCCCATAATGCATGGGTTCGTTTTTAGGATTACCGCTTAAAATTCCCAATCTTATTCGCTCCTTTAATATTTATTCAAACAGAGTTATTATGCACAGGAGATTGTTATTTAATTCTTTCGAAGTAAGCAGAATACATTCATTCAGGTATGCAGGTTGGTTATTGAACGAGGCAGTTATCGGGCTGCTTTTTTGTTATTCATTTGTTTTTCAGTTGAATTTAGAGAGAAGTATAGATAAGATAGAACACAATCCGATAGATCGGGATATCTCTTAAGATTTTATAGTGTGACAAGGACGGGGGAGGTTGGCTTATGAAGAAAGTGCTTTTGCTGTTGGCGGATGGATTTGAAGCTGTTGAAGCGAGTGTATTTACTGATGTACTGGGGTGGAACAAGCTGGAGGGTGACGGGACCACTCAGGTTGTGACTGCGGGACTGCATGACCGGTTGAAATGCACGTGGAACTTTACCGTCATTCCTGAGGTCACGCTGGACTCGGTTAAGGTGGATGATTACGATGCGCTGGCGATTCCTGGCGGGTTCGAGGAAGCGGGCTTTTATAACGATGCATACGACTCCAGGTTCTCCAAGATCATTCAGGAATTTCATGCGCAGGGCAAGTGGATTGCTACGATTTGCGTTGCAGCCCTTACGCTTGGCAAAGCCGGCTTGCTGGAGGGACGTAGAGCCACGACTTATGATCACCCAACCAGCATCAGAAAATCGCAGCTGCGGGAATTCGGTGCCCATGTGGTGGAAGAACAGATCGTTGTTGATGGGAACCTGATCACTTCATGTAACCCGGCAACGGCTTTTGATGTGGCTTTCACTTTGCTGGAAAAGCTGACATCTTTGGAAAATACTCTGCATGTGAAAGAGCTTATGGGATTTACAAGCAAATCATGATTGAAGACTAAATGATTTTAAGCAGTAAGCCTGTCTGAAAGAAGACAGCGCTTATTGCTTTTTTTGTGATTACGACGTACCGCGGTTTATATAAAAAATAATTATAATCATACAGCCTATATGTAAGAGTTTGTCGAGGATGATACCCTTGAGTGCAAGGAGGGATTTGGGTTGAGATTATTTCCTGTCACTTACTCGCTTCTATCTAAACAAGCGGTAGGGTTACATATCCAACATCATTATGAGGTCGGTTCCATTGTGAAAATTCAGTATTTCAAGAGTTTGGATTATGTCTAGGACGGAGGAGAACCTATGAAAGTTACCGTGGAGCTAACCGATACTTCCACCAAATTTATCATTAATAATATATATCCGCTATATTTGCATGATTTATCAGGGATATGGGGATGGAAGCCGAATCGATATGGCGTCTATGAGGATGATGACACAAGAACCTTGAAAGACCAGATCCAAGTTTTTGATATATGGTGGGAGAAGCCCTCGATTTTGTTTCCTTACCTGATTCGAGTGGATGGCATCCCGGCAGGATTTGCTCTGGTAGCAACCTCGCCATATACATATGGCAGTGAATTTTACATGAATGAGTTTTTTGTTATGAAACCCTTCCGAGGCAAACATGTTGCGGAGAATGCTGCATCACAAGTGTTCGACAAGCATGCCGGCAGCTGGGAAGTCCAGACGAATGCCACGGATCGCAATATGCGGGCGCAGGCATTCTGGAGAAAGACGATGAACAACTATGTTTCGGACTCACGCGTGCAGGAATTTGTTGCTACGAGGGACGACAATGAGAAGTTGATCTTTCAGTTTGAATCATCGCGGGTGTAAAGTCTGTCGCACATATCGTTTTCTGAACAAAAGAAGTGATCGACAATACAGAAAAACAATTCATACTTGAGATATGAGTTGTTTTTTTATTTATGTTACAGGTGTCCCTTTTTTGGCAGAAGAGGTGTTATACAAACGTAAATAAGATTTACGCGGAGGTGCGTCTTCGAATTGGATTCGATAGAGGAGTGCGTGAGGCGCGTTAAGGCCGGTGAGGTGGATTGTTTCGAGCCTATCGTTGAAACGTACAAAAAACAGATCTACATATATTGCTGCCGGATGCTCGGCTGCAAGCAGGACGCGCAGGATGCCGTCCAGGATATCTTCATCAAAGCGTTTACCAAGCTCCATACCTATGAAGCGAAGGTTTCGTTCTCATCATGGTTATACAAGATTGCCTATCACCATTGCCTTAATCTGCTTCGCAAGAGACAGGTTCGCATGCGAGTGAGCCGTCTAATCAAACCAGCAGGTTATGCTGATAGCGTGGAACAGACACTCGAGCGCAGATGGTTCAGCGAACCGCTGGAATATGCCATGACGAAGCTCTCGGTGGAAGAGCGTAATCTACTCGTGCTGCGGGTGTTCGAAGATAAACCGTTCTCGGAGATCGCGCAGATTCTGGATAAGAATCTCAGTGCAGTGAAGAAAAAGTATGCTCGTATGAAACTGAAAGTCATCAAGCTGATCCAGGAGAAGGAGGGGGCGGAGTTATGCGAGATTCGAGACAGCCGGAGCAAGATCGAATTCTGAGAGGCATGGAATTGCACTCCGTGGAAGAAGAGGTGGACGTGACCCCCGCCATCATGCGGAAGGTGAGGCAAATCCACCAGAGTAAACAGGGGAGATATTACGGGAATCGTAAAAAAACCTTTATTGCAGCGACACTCACTGCGGTTTTGATTCTTTCGTCAATTAGCGTTTACGCAAGCCAATACTTGATTCAGATCAAGAACAAGGAAGGCGAAGTCATTCTGTCTACCATAAAGCCATGGAAATATTCCGAATCAGAATATAACGCCAAACGTATAAAGGAGACGGAAGAAGAGCTGAAAAAGAGGTTAAAGCCGGGAGAACAGGCTGTATATTATATCAAGGACCTGCATATGACACCACTGGTCAAAGAGCAGCCATTGAATTATTTTTATATGTTGACTAAGCATTCAAATTATCAGGAACTCGCAAAAGAAATTGAGGAGAAGGGTGCTCCTGTGCTTCAAGAACCTGATTATGTACCGGATGGGTATCGATTTGATTTTGGACAGATTCAAATAAGGAACACGCCCGTATGGAATACGCCGGAGTATAAAGTTCTTGCGGATGAACTCAAAGCGCAGGCTGAGAAGTCGGATGAAGAACAGGGACTGTTCTATAAGATTGTTCCTTGGTCCGATATTGCCTCTACAGGAATGGAATATCGTAAAGGCGAAAATCGGATCAAGATTGTAGCCTTTGCACGAGAGAAGGGCTCAAAAGCTGGGGTGCCTACAAACCAAGCCATAAAAATAAAGGTAAAAGGGAAAGAAATGATTTTGTCTACCAGTCCAACAAACCCATCGCGCAGATTAACATGGCTTAGTGATAGTGAAGAGGTTCTGTATCTGATTACGGATGATCCGAAGGATCCGCTATCCAAGGAAGAGTTTGCGAAGATTGCAGCCGGTCTTGTTTCGAAATAAAAAGATTTCTACTTTTTTTTGGATAAATGTCCCTTTTGTTGTCGGCAAGGTGTTATACGAGATGTATTTAAAAAATAACTTTAAAGGCCTTACCGCCGAAAGGAGCACACATTTTATCATGATGAAAAACAAGATGAAAGTCGCATTATTTCTCGCAGCAACGATGATGGTCGGATCCGCGAATGTTTACGCAGCAAGTAATGCAACTACATTTGTTCCACAGATGACAGCAGCGGTTTCTTCTGCCATACCGGAGAATACATCCGTTTCGTTTGATGATCGTATCAACGAGTTGAGTGACAAACTTAAGGCAGGACAGATGGTTGCCTATTATGTTGCTGACCAGGAATATAACCGTCTAGATGAAATCTATTTTACGTCTAAAGGCTTTGCTTATACGAAGTATGCGGACTATGTGGCGAAGGCAAAGGCCATGAACGCTCCAACCCTAACCAAGCCTGCTGACTTGCCGAAGAGTTATTCTTTTCAAAACGCGATTATATTCTTAAAGAGTCCTGAAAGAACGTCCAGCTTGTACGAGGAGATTGATCAGGAATTGAAGGAGAAGGCCGCAAACGGCGAGAAGTTCGTATACTCCGACATCATGAAGTCAAATGAAGCGTCCGCGGCGATCTTGAATTTTGATAAGGGAAAAGTAAAGCTTCAAGTCACAGCAAGTTATATTGTTCCTGAACAGCCAATAGGTGGAACGCCAGTGCCACAGGAGAAACCGAACGAGAAAAAGGAAACCATTGTCATTAACGGAGTGGAATGTGTCTACACCGCCGACTCC
Above is a window of Paenibacillus sp. FSL K6-1330 DNA encoding:
- the hisC gene encoding histidinol-phosphate transaminase — encoded protein: MNQAGEDKELQITPRQALGRLKPYTAGKPIWEVQQEYGLDRVIKLASNENSLGPSPKALQAIQEQLPDLHRYPDERSSGLTQALGEHLGLAANQFIVTNGGDELIMLISRAYLEPGDEIIVPDPTFSEYEFGAFLMSGTVIRVPLREQYAFSAEDILSVVTERTKIVYLCTPNNPTGTYIPELEMKNLLDRLPTRVLVVIDTAYRHYATAPDYSDGIDFIKLGYPVITLNTFSKIYGLAGIRVGYGAASESIIRTLLQVKEPFNVNALAQAAALAALGDGEHVQASCRMNEQGRQQIYEGLSRLAIPYYESMSNFILAELGEHADIIYHKLLERGIIVRSAKGWGLPGHIRISVGTAEENQGFLDALGEILVHTM
- a CDS encoding NAD(P)H-dependent oxidoreductase; protein product: MENMLIINAHPKVESATSVSLRVLQHFLEAYTKWNPAGAIEQIDLYRDSIPAIDHMVLELWSKQGREEPLNEEEQQITDRMSAILQQFKAARKYVIVMPMHNFNIPSKLKDYIDNILIARETFQYTENGSEGLLTDGRSLLVIQASDAIYTNHDWYAEVEYSHKYLKSMFNFMGIIDYQIIRAQGNAILDRDDILAQAFQEAEEAAKQLASTKPTINIK
- a CDS encoding PLP-dependent aminotransferase family protein, which translates into the protein MWGITLHRSSEVSLKRQIYLAIRERIVQGILQPGEAMPSSRQLAIELKVSRNTVNEAFDMLNVEGYVVSRQGAPTRVAKGIVLDNLAEVDPPPRKKAPPDFAVDFRTGQPELRLFPRYVWQQISMKTLSDMSPTLLGYTGPQGLPALRDEISLWLYRSKGLKVDAQDIFITAGATHALNILADLLYHENQDIWFEDPCNIEMLQTFINKGYRIHHVPVDEHGIQTEHLNDKPGCPVYVTPSHQFPLGGILPADRRAALIRYARKNGSYIIEDDYDSEYRYSGDSIAPLYAMDPDRVIYVGTFSKVLFPALRIGYAIVPRKLQQRWGHLRTHTDVQNPPFEQAALAEFLHTRKFDRHIGKMRKIYGERRQVLLSSLHEFFGDTWRSWGDAAGLHLTVEFPGAIFDEAFRQKTRQDRIRITPLDYHCIQKRTHANKLLFGYGHLEPAEIRSGISLLQAYLKNQGYL
- a CDS encoding DMT family transporter is translated as MILLERWKGMFYLCGAFTLAGTSVITAWFLNGKLGTFTITAASLLLALLCMLPLCRKELVRTVRQLTFREWRLLFFQALLGMFLFRMMLLQGLLHTSTAEAGILTGATPAFTVMLAFGFLKESVNGMKLAGILSTVAGIMIIQGILTPGHAFEVQHLYGNLLVLCAACSESGFNLLSRIGSMQRTASQNKAIHPMVQTTLVSVIALMLCLIPAWFENSLASLAALELQEWLALVWYGPIVTALAFMLWYAGIKRCHVSTAAAFSGMMPFTALLLSVLVLKESAGWEQWCGGILVILGMFLIGWHQAVINPLPQQHPPEHGIIDKVRIE
- a CDS encoding DUF3231 family protein produces the protein MGILSGNPKNEPMHYGEIFSVWTASTLAKGMVSCYEAYLNHAGDKDLKKILNDLLDQAKLEIKECDELLTENGIAPAPVLPERPPVKLEDIPAGARFTDPEIAAKIAADTSLGLVSCSQVMGQSIREDIGALFAKYHITKTALGLRILQMNKEKGWLIPPPLQIKRPEGE
- a CDS encoding DJ-1/PfpI family protein, with amino-acid sequence MKKVLLLLADGFEAVEASVFTDVLGWNKLEGDGTTQVVTAGLHDRLKCTWNFTVIPEVTLDSVKVDDYDALAIPGGFEEAGFYNDAYDSRFSKIIQEFHAQGKWIATICVAALTLGKAGLLEGRRATTYDHPTSIRKSQLREFGAHVVEEQIVVDGNLITSCNPATAFDVAFTLLEKLTSLENTLHVKELMGFTSKS
- a CDS encoding GNAT family N-acetyltransferase, whose product is MKVTVELTDTSTKFIINNIYPLYLHDLSGIWGWKPNRYGVYEDDDTRTLKDQIQVFDIWWEKPSILFPYLIRVDGIPAGFALVATSPYTYGSEFYMNEFFVMKPFRGKHVAENAASQVFDKHAGSWEVQTNATDRNMRAQAFWRKTMNNYVSDSRVQEFVATRDDNEKLIFQFESSRV
- a CDS encoding RNA polymerase sigma factor, with the protein product MRRVKAGEVDCFEPIVETYKKQIYIYCCRMLGCKQDAQDAVQDIFIKAFTKLHTYEAKVSFSSWLYKIAYHHCLNLLRKRQVRMRVSRLIKPAGYADSVEQTLERRWFSEPLEYAMTKLSVEERNLLVLRVFEDKPFSEIAQILDKNLSAVKKKYARMKLKVIKLIQEKEGAELCEIRDSRSKIEF